A genomic region of Mitsuaria sp. 7 contains the following coding sequences:
- a CDS encoding TRZ/ATZ family hydrolase yields MTTQAVKLLLPRWLITMTPDSPVLEQHALAIEGERIAAVLPREEALKRYADADAERVELPNHVLIPGLINAHTHSAMSLLRGVADDLALMDWLNNHIWPLERQWVSEDWTYQGSLLSAAEALRGGVTYLNDMYFFPTAMARAAVDSGIRAGVSINVIDFPTGYAANAQDYIDKGLAAYEQFKGEKLLDWTSAPHAPYTVSDETFIQLRELAEKYDLQMHCHIHETQDEIDGSVKQYGERPLARLNKLGLLNAKMIAVHMVHLTPDEIDLVAKQGVHLVHNPSSNLKLASGVAPVKALEAAGVNTILGTDGAASNNRQDMFSEIRAAALLAKGVTGDPLTVTARTALEMATVRAAKAMGRANDLGTLEVGKLADVVAVALDSIECQPVYHADAQLVYVAGREHVTDVWVGGRQVLSKRNVLTFDTQALLGRVEDIVAKMRAGR; encoded by the coding sequence ATGACGACCCAAGCCGTGAAGCTGCTGCTGCCCCGCTGGCTGATCACCATGACCCCGGACAGCCCGGTGCTCGAGCAGCACGCGCTGGCCATCGAGGGCGAACGCATCGCCGCCGTCCTGCCGCGCGAGGAAGCCCTCAAGCGCTACGCCGACGCCGACGCCGAGCGCGTCGAGCTCCCGAACCACGTGCTGATCCCCGGCCTGATCAACGCGCACACGCACTCGGCGATGTCGCTGCTGCGCGGCGTCGCGGACGACCTCGCGCTGATGGACTGGCTCAACAACCACATCTGGCCGCTGGAGCGCCAGTGGGTGAGCGAGGACTGGACCTACCAGGGCTCGCTGCTGTCCGCGGCCGAGGCGCTGCGCGGCGGCGTGACCTACCTGAACGACATGTACTTCTTCCCGACCGCGATGGCCCGCGCGGCGGTGGACAGCGGCATCCGCGCCGGGGTGTCGATCAACGTCATCGATTTCCCTACCGGCTACGCCGCCAACGCCCAGGACTACATCGACAAGGGCCTGGCCGCCTACGAGCAGTTCAAGGGCGAGAAGCTGCTGGACTGGACCAGCGCGCCGCATGCGCCGTACACGGTCTCGGACGAGACCTTCATCCAGCTGCGCGAGCTGGCCGAGAAGTACGACCTGCAGATGCACTGCCACATCCACGAGACGCAGGACGAGATCGACGGCAGCGTGAAGCAGTACGGCGAGCGTCCGCTGGCGCGCCTGAACAAGCTGGGCCTGCTGAACGCGAAGATGATCGCCGTCCACATGGTCCACCTCACCCCGGACGAGATCGACCTCGTCGCGAAGCAGGGCGTTCACCTGGTCCACAACCCGAGCTCCAACCTGAAGCTGGCCTCGGGCGTCGCGCCGGTGAAGGCCCTGGAGGCGGCCGGCGTCAACACCATCCTCGGCACCGACGGCGCGGCCTCCAACAACCGCCAGGACATGTTCAGCGAGATCCGCGCCGCGGCGCTGCTCGCCAAGGGCGTGACCGGCGATCCGCTGACCGTCACCGCGCGCACCGCGCTGGAGATGGCCACCGTGCGCGCCGCCAAGGCCATGGGCCGCGCGAACGACCTGGGCACGCTGGAGGTGGGCAAGCTGGCCGACGTGGTCGCCGTCGCGCTGGACTCGATCGAGTGCCAGCCCGTGTATCACGCCGACGCGCAGCTCGTTTATGTCGCCGGGCGTGAACATGTCACGGATGTCTGGGTGGGCGGCCGTCAGGTGCTGTCCAAGCGCAACGTTCTGACCTTCGACACGCAAGCCTTGCTTGGGCGAGTAGAGGACATCGTGGCTAAGATGCGCGCGGGGCGCTGA
- a CDS encoding nucleoside hydrolase, translated as MDSKIPAPDRIPVLFDTDPGIDDALALALLACHPRFELVAVTTAFGNGPVATTTRNARGLTALYRNEVPVAAGAEGPLRHERRRKDAAHVHGDDGLGGVADRLPAPTRPLDPRPAHQLICDLVNERPGEITLVAVGPFTNLALALAHDPTIAGKVKRVVVMGGAFGLKGHGGNVSPVAEANIMADPEAADQVFTAVWPVTIVGLDVTQEAIMREADLAKLRGRGAGAGDLLWQATRHYQQFYDARDGIGGIYAHDASAAAILLVPDAFMLRAGPVRVALEGIATGQTIQDWRNEHGTGTPWSGHPAQQVCVEVDAARVLALFDEIF; from the coding sequence ATGGACAGCAAGATTCCTGCTCCGGACCGCATCCCGGTCCTCTTCGACACCGACCCCGGCATCGACGACGCGCTCGCGCTCGCGCTGCTGGCCTGCCATCCGCGTTTCGAGCTGGTGGCCGTCACGACGGCCTTCGGCAACGGACCGGTGGCCACGACCACGCGCAACGCGCGGGGGTTGACGGCGCTCTACCGCAATGAGGTACCCGTCGCCGCTGGCGCCGAAGGGCCGCTGCGCCATGAGCGCCGACGCAAGGACGCCGCGCACGTGCACGGCGACGACGGCCTCGGCGGCGTCGCCGACCGCCTGCCGGCGCCCACGCGGCCGCTCGATCCGCGGCCCGCGCATCAACTGATCTGCGATCTCGTGAATGAGCGACCCGGCGAGATCACCCTGGTCGCAGTCGGACCGTTCACGAATCTGGCGCTTGCGCTCGCGCACGATCCGACGATCGCCGGCAAGGTCAAGCGCGTCGTCGTGATGGGCGGCGCCTTCGGCCTGAAGGGCCATGGGGGCAACGTGTCGCCGGTGGCCGAGGCCAACATCATGGCCGACCCCGAAGCCGCGGACCAGGTCTTCACCGCCGTCTGGCCGGTGACCATCGTCGGCCTGGACGTGACGCAGGAAGCGATCATGCGCGAGGCCGATCTGGCGAAGCTGCGCGGCCGCGGCGCCGGCGCGGGTGACCTGCTCTGGCAGGCGACACGCCATTACCAGCAGTTCTACGATGCGCGCGACGGCATCGGCGGCATCTACGCGCACGATGCGAGCGCGGCGGCGATCCTGCTGGTGCCGGACGCCTTCATGCTGCGTGCGGGCCCGGTGCGCGTGGCACTGGAGGGCATCGCCACCGGGCAGACCATCCAGGACTGGCGCAACGAGCACGGCACCGGCACGCCGTGGAGCGGCCACCCGGCGCAGCAGGTCTGCGTCGAGGTCGACGCGGCGCGCGTGCTGGCGCTGTTCGACGAGATCTTCTGA
- a CDS encoding response regulator transcription factor → MIIEDDPTVMKRLVDVISNSSFCEVVGIAKNRGEAVAAILANRADLYIVDLGLPDVDGVELIRLIQDKCPESRSVVVSTFGDSKHVMRSLRAGASGYLLKEEIQPSMVDKLVSAHNGQAPLSPAVAQLVVERITMLENNVRPHVDRQKVLRDLGLGEREWEVLRHLVDGLPIVEIGRRLSISHHTVNQHLRSVYRKLGVKSRAMAANAARLHGLIDE, encoded by the coding sequence GTGATCATCGAGGACGACCCCACCGTCATGAAGAGGTTGGTGGACGTGATTTCGAACAGTAGCTTTTGCGAGGTGGTGGGTATCGCCAAGAATCGCGGAGAAGCGGTGGCGGCGATCCTCGCCAACCGCGCGGATCTGTACATCGTCGACCTGGGACTGCCGGATGTCGACGGGGTCGAGCTGATCCGGCTGATCCAGGACAAGTGTCCCGAGTCGCGCAGCGTCGTCGTCAGCACCTTCGGCGACAGCAAGCATGTGATGCGCAGCCTGCGGGCAGGCGCCAGCGGCTACCTGCTCAAGGAGGAGATCCAGCCGTCGATGGTGGACAAGCTCGTCAGCGCGCACAACGGGCAGGCACCGCTGAGCCCGGCGGTCGCGCAGCTGGTCGTCGAGCGGATCACCATGCTCGAGAACAACGTGCGGCCGCACGTCGACCGGCAGAAGGTGCTGCGTGACCTGGGGCTGGGCGAGCGGGAATGGGAGGTCCTGCGGCATCTCGTCGATGGCTTGCCCATCGTCGAGATCGGGCGCCGGCTGAGCATCTCGCATCACACCGTCAACCAGCACCTGCGCAGCGTCTATCGCAAGCTGGGTGTGAAGTCGCGGGCCATGGCGGCCAACGCCGCGCGCCTGCACGGGCTCATCGATGAGTAG
- a CDS encoding ABC transporter substrate-binding protein has translation MSKSTRSRPLSRFAASIATALVAFGLSAAARADILIGQTAGFTGQVAASVKELTLGARLYIDKVNATGGVNGQKIDLQSLDDGFDPKRAAANAQTLIDKGAVALFLTRGTPHTQAVMPLLDKAQVPLIAPSTGAMLLHKPVHPFVFNVRSTYQREAERAVQLLLEMGNTRIALVQVNDTFGADGIAGAMAGFNDRKMKPVAHFTYEREKPDIAGVVKQLIAADPQVVLMVASQQITADTINALRAAGSRILGATLSNNASNGFVQLLGQNAAGIIVSQVFPSERSTNVPMVRELGDLVKAHPAESSGQVTPAMMEGFASAKVLVEALKRAGKDPSRAAIQKVLNSMTRYDLGGMEVGYSPTDHTGTNYADIAIIDPRGRFLR, from the coding sequence ATGAGCAAGTCAACACGCAGCCGGCCCCTGAGCCGGTTCGCCGCTTCCATCGCCACCGCCCTGGTGGCTTTCGGCCTCAGCGCCGCCGCCCGCGCGGACATCCTGATCGGCCAGACGGCCGGCTTCACCGGCCAGGTCGCGGCCAGCGTCAAGGAACTGACGCTGGGCGCCAGGCTCTACATCGACAAGGTCAACGCCACCGGCGGCGTCAACGGCCAGAAGATCGACCTGCAGTCGCTGGACGACGGCTTCGATCCCAAGCGTGCCGCCGCCAACGCGCAGACCCTGATCGACAAGGGCGCCGTGGCGCTGTTCCTGACGCGCGGCACGCCGCACACGCAAGCCGTGATGCCGTTGCTCGACAAGGCCCAGGTGCCGCTGATCGCGCCGTCCACCGGCGCGATGCTGCTGCACAAGCCGGTCCATCCCTTCGTCTTCAATGTGCGCTCGACCTACCAGCGCGAGGCCGAGCGCGCCGTCCAGCTGCTGCTGGAGATGGGCAACACGCGCATCGCCCTGGTCCAGGTGAACGACACCTTCGGCGCCGACGGCATCGCCGGCGCGATGGCGGGCTTCAACGACCGGAAGATGAAGCCGGTGGCGCACTTCACCTATGAACGCGAGAAGCCCGACATCGCCGGCGTGGTCAAGCAGCTCATCGCCGCGGACCCGCAGGTCGTGCTGATGGTCGCGTCGCAGCAGATCACGGCCGACACGATCAACGCGTTGCGCGCGGCCGGTTCGCGCATCCTGGGCGCGACGCTGTCCAACAACGCCTCCAACGGGTTCGTCCAGCTGCTGGGCCAGAACGCCGCCGGCATCATCGTCTCGCAGGTCTTCCCGAGCGAGCGTTCGACCAACGTGCCGATGGTCCGCGAGCTGGGCGATCTGGTGAAGGCGCATCCCGCCGAATCCAGCGGTCAGGTCACGCCGGCCATGATGGAGGGCTTCGCCTCCGCCAAGGTCCTGGTCGAGGCGCTCAAGCGCGCCGGCAAGGATCCCAGCCGCGCCGCCATCCAGAAGGTCCTGAACAGCATGACCCGCTACGACCTCGGCGGCATGGAGGTGGGTTACTCGCCCACCGATCACACGGGCACGAACTACGCGGACATCGCCATCATCGATCCTCGAGGGCGCTTCCTGCGCTGA